Proteins encoded in a region of the Haloglomus salinum genome:
- a CDS encoding type II toxin-antitoxin system VapC family toxin gives MDTNAFVAIYDESDDHHERANAVIDGIEDRSHPYGPLFTSRHVLSETATVLLYGSNHRDAVRALQNIRESPSMNILEVTEPLFERTARRFEQYDDQQISFVDHMNAVLSAEYDIKHIFAFEEDFETLGMTRVPADTGENPDSR, from the coding sequence GTGGACACGAACGCGTTCGTCGCGATCTACGACGAAAGCGACGACCACCACGAACGCGCCAACGCCGTCATCGATGGAATCGAGGACCGAAGCCATCCCTATGGACCGCTGTTCACCAGTCGCCACGTGCTCTCCGAAACGGCCACGGTGCTGCTGTACGGAAGCAACCACCGTGATGCGGTCCGGGCACTCCAGAACATCCGTGAATCCCCGTCGATGAATATACTGGAAGTCACCGAACCGCTGTTCGAGCGGACTGCCCGTCGGTTCGAGCAGTACGACGACCAGCAAATCTCATTCGTCGACCACATGAATGCTGTCCTCTCCGCCGAATACGATATCAAGCACATCTTCGCGTTCGAGGAGGATTTCGAGACACTCGGCATGACCCGCGTCCCGGCGGATACCGGAGAGAATCCAGACAGCCGTTAA